One window from the genome of Amaranthus tricolor cultivar Red isolate AtriRed21 chromosome 9, ASM2621246v1, whole genome shotgun sequence encodes:
- the LOC130823995 gene encoding non-specific lipid-transfer protein 1-like, with translation MASSVVFKLAGIMLLCILVAAPLTEASVTCGQVTSSLAPCMPALTGGGSPSPACCSGIKSLNSMASTPADRKAACSCLKSAAGSVKGINLSAASGLPGKCGVHIPYPISTSVDCSKVN, from the coding sequence ATGGCAAGCTCAGTTGTTTTCAAGTTAGCTGGTATAATGTTATTGTGCATACTGGTTGCTGCACCACTTACAGAAGCCAGTGTAACATGTGGTCAAGTTACGAGCAGCCTCGCGCCCTGCATGCCCGCGCTTACGGGTGGTGGTAGCCCATCACCAGCTTGCTGCAGTGGGATTAAGTCACTGAACAGCATGGCTTCAACACCAGCTGATAGGAAAGCTGCTTGTAGCTGCCTAAAATCAGCCGCTGGTTCAGTTAAGGGTATTAACTTGTCTGCAGCAAGTGGACTCCCTGGTAAATGTGGTGTCCACATTCCTTACCCAATTAGTACTTCTGTTGATTGCTCCAA